The following coding sequences lie in one Anomaloglossus baeobatrachus isolate aAnoBae1 chromosome 7, aAnoBae1.hap1, whole genome shotgun sequence genomic window:
- the MARCHF7 gene encoding E3 ubiquitin-protein ligase MARCHF7 isoform X2 — translation MEPKPSRLPRRITVQPSPSSPISARLLRSSRLGGHNETYHVRDSSLRRDSDFQASSPLRSSGRDWTFRERDNLEPSWKTPSPTYQRCSGTYDLPISGSYLANRSRISTASTSSQPSWYDPLERSPSTYSGLHSQQQDWDSKRPKLSYSGRTPLSGVRSTSSSYAPTPDPSSRYGRFPRTSSVMLHSDPTSERERDRRTDTSANGLMDYGHRSSDSTPSYLQDRVSSYAQGARPKENSLSTIRLNTPINRQLPSQSSSLLRDSSRSSRPITSRDLRSPPRDSSLDFRHTSSRNEGTSRTTSGRVSPTPPRSSSEQSTDSEGRRTTRHLLSRLASSMSSTFFRRSSQDSLSGRSTEAEEAQTSLQNASPPQPVAPTPANTSETRPSDQTQGFAFLRRRRLGLSSMSQIQSSDSDAESYRSEDSESRTSGSWLPSSLRNRCTPLFSRRRREGREEPFRASSTSDSSSSRRHNLFRRASQDSSLDEVHPIQGAGATASISSPLSSNSLGGSAQAASLAETLFSRRNSGISGMLPNSFLHFSVPAALGNSLSDNVMITVDIVPSGRTNDGQESEKSENSRDPEKLKKIQESLLLEDSEEEDGDLCRICQTGMTTPTNPFIEPCKCSGSLQYVHQDCMKKWLHAKINSGSSLETITTCELCKEKLDLNLEDFDIQELYRAHANERAEYEFISSGLYLVVLLHLCEQRFSDMLGAANEANTRFINLARTLQAHMEDLETSEDDDDSEDERV, via the exons ATGGAACCCAAGCCATCAAGATTGCCCCGGAGGATAACGGTCCAGCCTTCCCCCTCTTCTCCCATAAGTGCTCGATTGCTGAGAAGTAGCAGATTAGGCGGCCATAACGAGACATATCATGTGAGAGACAGTTCACTAAGACGTGACTCTGACTTTCAG GCTTCCAGCCCGTTGCGGTCTTCAGGCAGAGACTGGACTTTTAGAGAGAGGGATAACCTCGAGCCTTCCTGGAAGACCCCTTCTCCCACTTACCAGCGCTGCTCAGGAACATATGACCTCCCTATATCTGGTAGCTACTTGGCAAACAGGAGCAGAATT TCCACAGCGTCCACATCCTCTCAGCCGTCCTGGTACGATCCATTGGAGAGGTCTCCGAGCACTTACTCAGGATTGCATAGTCAGCAGCAAGACTGGGATTCGAAGAGACCAAAGTTGTCTTATTCTGGACGTACTCCTCTGTCTGGTGTAAGGAGTACCAGTTCAAGCTACGCTCCTACTCCAG ACCCGTCGAGCCGGTATGGGCGCTTTCCTAGGACTTCTTCTGTGATGCTTCATTCTGATCCCACAAGTGAGCGTGAGAGAGACAGGAGGACGGACACCTCTGCGAATGGACTGATGGATTATGGACACAGAAGCAGCGATTCCACACCCTCAT ATCTTCAGGACAGAGTTTCTTCATATGCACAAGGCGCAAGACCAAAAGAGAATTCACTAAGCACAATTCGACTTAACACACCTATCAACCGCCAGTTGCCTTCTCAGAGTTCCTCGCTGCTCAGAGATTCCAGCAGAAGTTCCAGACCCATCACATCTCGAGACCTGCGTTCCCCACCAAGAGACAGTTCACTGGACTTCCGCCATACTTCTAGTAGAAATGAAGGGACTTCAAGGACTACATCAGGAAGAGTCTCCCCCACTCCTCCAAGGTCCAGTAGTGAGCAGAGCACGGATAGTGAAGGCAGACGTACAACAAGGCACTTGCTTTCCCGCCTTGCCTCTAGTATGTCTTCCACCTTCTTTAGGCGATCTAGCCAAGATTCTCTAAGCGGAAGGTCAACTGAAGCAGAAGAAGCACAAACCAGTTTACAAAACGCTTCTCCTCCTCAGCCAGTAGCTCCCACACCTGCCAATACATCAGAAACTAGGCCTTCAGACCAAACTCAGGGATTTGCATTTCTCAGACGCCGGCGATTGGGCTTGTCATCAATGTCTCAGATTCAAAGTTCTGATTCCGATGCTGAAAGTTATCGATCAGAAGATTCCGAGAGCAGGACATCAGGGTCATGGCTGCCTTCTTCCTTGAGGAATAGGTGCACACCTCTGTTCTCCAGGAGAAGACGGGAAGGAAGAGAAGAACCGTTCAGAGCTTCGTCTACCTCTGATTCTAGCAGTAGCAGAAGACACAACCTATTCAGGAGAGCCTCTCAAGACTCTTCATTAGATGAAGTACACCCCATCCAAGGAGCAGGTGCAACAGCTAGCATCTCTTCACCGCTGTCATCGAACTCTCTGGGGGGCTCGGCACAGGCTGCATCTCTAGCAGAAACCCTTTTCAGTAGGAGAAATTCGGGAATATCAGGCATGCTTCCTAACTCCTTTTTACATTTCTCAGTGCCAGCTGCACTTGGGAACTCCTTATCCGACAATGTCATGATAACCGTAGACATTGTTCCCTCAGGTAGGACAAATGATGGACAAGAGAGCGAAAAATCTGAAAACTCAAGGGATCCAGAGAAGCTTAAGAAAATTCAAGAAAG CCTTCTTCTGGAGGACTCTGAAGAAGAAGATGGTGACTTGTGTCGAATCTGCCAGACTGGTATGACCACTCCAACAAATCCCTTTATCGAGCCATGTAAATGTTCAGGAAGTCTGCAGTACGTTCACCAGGACTGTATGAAGAAATGGCTTCATGCAAAAATCAATTCTG GTTCTAGTCTGGAGACAATAACAACGTGTGAGTTGTGTAAGGAGAAGTTGGATTTAAACTTGGAAGACTTTGACATACAAGAGCTGTATCGGGCCCATGCAAATGAGAGG GCTGAATATGAATTCATCAGCTCCGGTCTGTATCTTGTTGTCTTACTGCACCTGTGTGAGCAGCGCTTTTCGGACATGCTGGGAGCCGCCAACGAAGCAAACACTCGG TTCATTAACCTTGCTCGGACCCTTCAAGCACACATGGAAGATCTTGAAA CTTCAGAAGATGATGATGATTCTGAGGATGAACGGGTGTAA
- the MARCHF7 gene encoding E3 ubiquitin-protein ligase MARCHF7 isoform X1, giving the protein MEPKPSRLPRRITVQPSPSSPISARLLRSSRLGGHNETYHVRDSSLRRDSDFQASSPLRSSGRDWTFRERDNLEPSWKTPSPTYQRCSGTYDLPISGSYLANRSRISTASTSSQPSWYDPLERSPSTYSGLHSQQQDWDSKRPKLSYSGRTPLSGVRSTSSSYAPTPDPSSRYGRFPRTSSVMLHSDPTSERERDRRTDTSANGLMDYGHRSSDSTPSYLQDRVSSYAQGARPKENSLSTIRLNTPINRQLPSQSSSLLRDSSRSSRPITSRDLRSPPRDSSLDFRHTSSRNEGTSRTTSGRVSPTPPRSSSEQSTDSEGRRTTRHLLSRLASSMSSTFFRRSSQDSLSGRSTEAEEAQTSLQNASPPQPVAPTPANTSETRPSDQTQGFAFLRRRRLGLSSMSQIQSSDSDAESYRSEDSESRTSGSWLPSSLRNRCTPLFSRRRREGREEPFRASSTSDSSSSRRHNLFRRASQDSSLDEVHPIQGAGATASISSPLSSNSLGGSAQAASLAETLFSRRNSGISGMLPNSFLHFSVPAALGNSLSDNVMITVDIVPSGRTNDGQESEKSENSRDPEKLKKIQESLLLEDSEEEDGDLCRICQTGMTTPTNPFIEPCKCSGSLQYVHQDCMKKWLHAKINSGSSLETITTCELCKEKLDLNLEDFDIQELYRAHANERAEYEFISSGLYLVVLLHLCEQRFSDMLGAANEANTRVRFINLARTLQAHMEDLETSEDDDDSEDERV; this is encoded by the exons ATGGAACCCAAGCCATCAAGATTGCCCCGGAGGATAACGGTCCAGCCTTCCCCCTCTTCTCCCATAAGTGCTCGATTGCTGAGAAGTAGCAGATTAGGCGGCCATAACGAGACATATCATGTGAGAGACAGTTCACTAAGACGTGACTCTGACTTTCAG GCTTCCAGCCCGTTGCGGTCTTCAGGCAGAGACTGGACTTTTAGAGAGAGGGATAACCTCGAGCCTTCCTGGAAGACCCCTTCTCCCACTTACCAGCGCTGCTCAGGAACATATGACCTCCCTATATCTGGTAGCTACTTGGCAAACAGGAGCAGAATT TCCACAGCGTCCACATCCTCTCAGCCGTCCTGGTACGATCCATTGGAGAGGTCTCCGAGCACTTACTCAGGATTGCATAGTCAGCAGCAAGACTGGGATTCGAAGAGACCAAAGTTGTCTTATTCTGGACGTACTCCTCTGTCTGGTGTAAGGAGTACCAGTTCAAGCTACGCTCCTACTCCAG ACCCGTCGAGCCGGTATGGGCGCTTTCCTAGGACTTCTTCTGTGATGCTTCATTCTGATCCCACAAGTGAGCGTGAGAGAGACAGGAGGACGGACACCTCTGCGAATGGACTGATGGATTATGGACACAGAAGCAGCGATTCCACACCCTCAT ATCTTCAGGACAGAGTTTCTTCATATGCACAAGGCGCAAGACCAAAAGAGAATTCACTAAGCACAATTCGACTTAACACACCTATCAACCGCCAGTTGCCTTCTCAGAGTTCCTCGCTGCTCAGAGATTCCAGCAGAAGTTCCAGACCCATCACATCTCGAGACCTGCGTTCCCCACCAAGAGACAGTTCACTGGACTTCCGCCATACTTCTAGTAGAAATGAAGGGACTTCAAGGACTACATCAGGAAGAGTCTCCCCCACTCCTCCAAGGTCCAGTAGTGAGCAGAGCACGGATAGTGAAGGCAGACGTACAACAAGGCACTTGCTTTCCCGCCTTGCCTCTAGTATGTCTTCCACCTTCTTTAGGCGATCTAGCCAAGATTCTCTAAGCGGAAGGTCAACTGAAGCAGAAGAAGCACAAACCAGTTTACAAAACGCTTCTCCTCCTCAGCCAGTAGCTCCCACACCTGCCAATACATCAGAAACTAGGCCTTCAGACCAAACTCAGGGATTTGCATTTCTCAGACGCCGGCGATTGGGCTTGTCATCAATGTCTCAGATTCAAAGTTCTGATTCCGATGCTGAAAGTTATCGATCAGAAGATTCCGAGAGCAGGACATCAGGGTCATGGCTGCCTTCTTCCTTGAGGAATAGGTGCACACCTCTGTTCTCCAGGAGAAGACGGGAAGGAAGAGAAGAACCGTTCAGAGCTTCGTCTACCTCTGATTCTAGCAGTAGCAGAAGACACAACCTATTCAGGAGAGCCTCTCAAGACTCTTCATTAGATGAAGTACACCCCATCCAAGGAGCAGGTGCAACAGCTAGCATCTCTTCACCGCTGTCATCGAACTCTCTGGGGGGCTCGGCACAGGCTGCATCTCTAGCAGAAACCCTTTTCAGTAGGAGAAATTCGGGAATATCAGGCATGCTTCCTAACTCCTTTTTACATTTCTCAGTGCCAGCTGCACTTGGGAACTCCTTATCCGACAATGTCATGATAACCGTAGACATTGTTCCCTCAGGTAGGACAAATGATGGACAAGAGAGCGAAAAATCTGAAAACTCAAGGGATCCAGAGAAGCTTAAGAAAATTCAAGAAAG CCTTCTTCTGGAGGACTCTGAAGAAGAAGATGGTGACTTGTGTCGAATCTGCCAGACTGGTATGACCACTCCAACAAATCCCTTTATCGAGCCATGTAAATGTTCAGGAAGTCTGCAGTACGTTCACCAGGACTGTATGAAGAAATGGCTTCATGCAAAAATCAATTCTG GTTCTAGTCTGGAGACAATAACAACGTGTGAGTTGTGTAAGGAGAAGTTGGATTTAAACTTGGAAGACTTTGACATACAAGAGCTGTATCGGGCCCATGCAAATGAGAGG GCTGAATATGAATTCATCAGCTCCGGTCTGTATCTTGTTGTCTTACTGCACCTGTGTGAGCAGCGCTTTTCGGACATGCTGGGAGCCGCCAACGAAGCAAACACTCGGGTTAGA TTCATTAACCTTGCTCGGACCCTTCAAGCACACATGGAAGATCTTGAAA CTTCAGAAGATGATGATGATTCTGAGGATGAACGGGTGTAA
- the MARCHF7 gene encoding E3 ubiquitin-protein ligase MARCHF7 isoform X3 — MEPKPSRLPRRITVQPSPSSPISARLLRSSRLGGHNETYHVRDSSLRRDSDFQASSPLRSSGRDWTFRERDNLEPSWKTPSPTYQRCSGTYDLPISGSYLANRSRISTASTSSQPSWYDPLERSPSTYSGLHSQQQDWDSKRPKLSYSGRTPLSGVRSTSSSYAPTPDPSSRYGRFPRTSSVMLHSDPTSERERDRRTDTSANGLMDYGHRSSDSTPSYLQDRVSSYAQGARPKENSLSTIRLNTPINRQLPSQSSSLLRDSSRSSRPITSRDLRSPPRDSSLDFRHTSSRNEGTSRTTSGRVSPTPPRSSSEQSTDSEGRRTTRHLLSRLASSMSSTFFRRSSQDSLSGRSTEAEEAQTSLQNASPPQPVAPTPANTSETRPSDQTQGFAFLRRRRLGLSSMSQIQSSDSDAESYRSEDSESRTSGSWLPSSLRNRCTPLFSRRRREGREEPFRASSTSDSSSSRRHNLFRRASQDSSLDEVHPIQGAGATASISSPLSSNSLGGSAQAASLAETLFSRRNSGISGRTNDGQESEKSENSRDPEKLKKIQESLLLEDSEEEDGDLCRICQTGMTTPTNPFIEPCKCSGSLQYVHQDCMKKWLHAKINSGSSLETITTCELCKEKLDLNLEDFDIQELYRAHANERAEYEFISSGLYLVVLLHLCEQRFSDMLGAANEANTRVRFINLARTLQAHMEDLETSEDDDDSEDERV, encoded by the exons ATGGAACCCAAGCCATCAAGATTGCCCCGGAGGATAACGGTCCAGCCTTCCCCCTCTTCTCCCATAAGTGCTCGATTGCTGAGAAGTAGCAGATTAGGCGGCCATAACGAGACATATCATGTGAGAGACAGTTCACTAAGACGTGACTCTGACTTTCAG GCTTCCAGCCCGTTGCGGTCTTCAGGCAGAGACTGGACTTTTAGAGAGAGGGATAACCTCGAGCCTTCCTGGAAGACCCCTTCTCCCACTTACCAGCGCTGCTCAGGAACATATGACCTCCCTATATCTGGTAGCTACTTGGCAAACAGGAGCAGAATT TCCACAGCGTCCACATCCTCTCAGCCGTCCTGGTACGATCCATTGGAGAGGTCTCCGAGCACTTACTCAGGATTGCATAGTCAGCAGCAAGACTGGGATTCGAAGAGACCAAAGTTGTCTTATTCTGGACGTACTCCTCTGTCTGGTGTAAGGAGTACCAGTTCAAGCTACGCTCCTACTCCAG ACCCGTCGAGCCGGTATGGGCGCTTTCCTAGGACTTCTTCTGTGATGCTTCATTCTGATCCCACAAGTGAGCGTGAGAGAGACAGGAGGACGGACACCTCTGCGAATGGACTGATGGATTATGGACACAGAAGCAGCGATTCCACACCCTCAT ATCTTCAGGACAGAGTTTCTTCATATGCACAAGGCGCAAGACCAAAAGAGAATTCACTAAGCACAATTCGACTTAACACACCTATCAACCGCCAGTTGCCTTCTCAGAGTTCCTCGCTGCTCAGAGATTCCAGCAGAAGTTCCAGACCCATCACATCTCGAGACCTGCGTTCCCCACCAAGAGACAGTTCACTGGACTTCCGCCATACTTCTAGTAGAAATGAAGGGACTTCAAGGACTACATCAGGAAGAGTCTCCCCCACTCCTCCAAGGTCCAGTAGTGAGCAGAGCACGGATAGTGAAGGCAGACGTACAACAAGGCACTTGCTTTCCCGCCTTGCCTCTAGTATGTCTTCCACCTTCTTTAGGCGATCTAGCCAAGATTCTCTAAGCGGAAGGTCAACTGAAGCAGAAGAAGCACAAACCAGTTTACAAAACGCTTCTCCTCCTCAGCCAGTAGCTCCCACACCTGCCAATACATCAGAAACTAGGCCTTCAGACCAAACTCAGGGATTTGCATTTCTCAGACGCCGGCGATTGGGCTTGTCATCAATGTCTCAGATTCAAAGTTCTGATTCCGATGCTGAAAGTTATCGATCAGAAGATTCCGAGAGCAGGACATCAGGGTCATGGCTGCCTTCTTCCTTGAGGAATAGGTGCACACCTCTGTTCTCCAGGAGAAGACGGGAAGGAAGAGAAGAACCGTTCAGAGCTTCGTCTACCTCTGATTCTAGCAGTAGCAGAAGACACAACCTATTCAGGAGAGCCTCTCAAGACTCTTCATTAGATGAAGTACACCCCATCCAAGGAGCAGGTGCAACAGCTAGCATCTCTTCACCGCTGTCATCGAACTCTCTGGGGGGCTCGGCACAGGCTGCATCTCTAGCAGAAACCCTTTTCAGTAGGAGAAATTCGGGAATATCAG GTAGGACAAATGATGGACAAGAGAGCGAAAAATCTGAAAACTCAAGGGATCCAGAGAAGCTTAAGAAAATTCAAGAAAG CCTTCTTCTGGAGGACTCTGAAGAAGAAGATGGTGACTTGTGTCGAATCTGCCAGACTGGTATGACCACTCCAACAAATCCCTTTATCGAGCCATGTAAATGTTCAGGAAGTCTGCAGTACGTTCACCAGGACTGTATGAAGAAATGGCTTCATGCAAAAATCAATTCTG GTTCTAGTCTGGAGACAATAACAACGTGTGAGTTGTGTAAGGAGAAGTTGGATTTAAACTTGGAAGACTTTGACATACAAGAGCTGTATCGGGCCCATGCAAATGAGAGG GCTGAATATGAATTCATCAGCTCCGGTCTGTATCTTGTTGTCTTACTGCACCTGTGTGAGCAGCGCTTTTCGGACATGCTGGGAGCCGCCAACGAAGCAAACACTCGGGTTAGA TTCATTAACCTTGCTCGGACCCTTCAAGCACACATGGAAGATCTTGAAA CTTCAGAAGATGATGATGATTCTGAGGATGAACGGGTGTAA